Proteins encoded together in one Muntiacus reevesi chromosome 22, mMunRee1.1, whole genome shotgun sequence window:
- the WFS1 gene encoding wolframin: MASSAPPPSPSVPQPLPPLQPQARSRLNATTSVEQEISGVPPAPGPQVGPGSDGRDPAAPAIPQASRARSRERMDGTGPAKGDVDTPFEEVLEKAKAGDPKAQTEVGKHYLQLAGDGDEELNNCTAVDWLTLAAKQGRREAVKLLRRCLADRRGITSENEQEVRQLSSETDLERAVRKAALVMYWKLNPKKKKQVAVAELLENVGQVNEHDGGVQPGPVPKSLQKQRRVLERLVSSESKSYIALDDFVEITKKYAKGIIPADLFLQDDDDDEVAGKSPEDLPLRLKVVKYPLHVIMELKEYLIDLASRAGVHWLSTLVPTHHINALVFFFIISNLTIDFFAFFVPLVIFYLSFVSMVICTLKVFQDSKAWESFRALTSLLLRFEPNLDVEQAEGNFSWNHLEPYVHFLLSVFFVIFSFPITSKDYMPCSELAVVSVFFTVTSYMSLSTSAEPFTRRALLTEVAAGLLSLLPTVPVDWRYLKLLGQTFFTVPVGHLVVLNVSVPCLLYVYLLYLFLRMAQLRNFKGTYCYLVPYLVCFMWCELSVVLLLESTGLGLVRASVGYFLFLFALPILVFGLALMGVVQLARWFVSLELTKIAVTLVLCSGPLLVRWWTKANFSVVGMVKSLTRSSVVKLILVWLTAIVLFCWFYLYRSEGMKVYNSTLTWPQYGFLCGPRAWKETNMARTQILCSHLEGHRVTWTGRFKYVRVTEIDNSAESAVHVLPLFLGDWLRCLYGEAYPSCSPGNVSTAEEELCRLKLLAKHPCHMKRFDRYKFEITVGMPYSSANGTRGPEEDDVTKDIVLRASSEFKDVLLHLRQGSVIEFSTVLEGRLGSKWPVFELKAISCLNCMAQLAPARRHVKVERDWRSAAHGAVKFAFDFFFFPFLSAA; this comes from the exons GACCTGCTAAGGGAGATGTGGATACCCCCTTTGAGGAAGTCCTAGAGAAGGCCAAGGCTGGGGACCCCAAGGCACAGACGGAG GTGGGGAAGCACTACCTGCAGCTGGCCGGCGACGGGGACGAAGAGCTCAATAACTGCACCGCCGTGGACTGGCTGACCCTTGCCGCCAAGCAGGGCCGGCGCGAGGCCGTCAAGCTTCTCCGCCGATGCCTGGCGGACAGAAGAG GCATCACCTCTGAGAACGAGCAGGAGGTGAGGCAGCTCTCCTCTGAGACCGACCTGGAGCGGGCCGTGCGCAAGGCGGCCCTCGTCATGTACTGGAAGCTCAACCCCAAGAAGAAGAAGCAGGTGGCTGTGGCGGAGCTGCTGGAGAACGTGGGGCAGGTCAACGAGCACG ATGGCGGGGTGCAGCCTGGGCCCGTCCCCAAGTCCCTGCAGAAGCAGAGACGGGTGCTGGAGCGCTTGGTCAGCAGTGAAT CCAAGAGCTACATAGCCCTGGACGACTTCGTGGAGATCACCAAGAAGTATGCCAAGGGCATCATCCCTGCCGACCTGTTCCTGCAGGACGACGATGACGACGAGGTGGCGGGCAAGAGTCCCGAGGACTTACCCCTGCGCCTGAAG gTGGTCAAGTACCCCTTGCACGTCATCATGGAGCTCAAGGAGTACCTGATTGACCTGGCGTCCCGGGCGGGCGTGCACTGGCTGTCCACCCTCGTGCCCACCCACCACATCAACGCCCTGGTCTTCTTCTTCATCATCAGCAACCTCACCATCGACTTCTTCGCCTTCTTTGTGCCCCTGGTCATCTTCTACCTGTCCTTCGTCTCCATGGTCATCTGCACCCTGAAGGTTTTCCAGGACAGCAAGGCCTGGGAGAGCTTCCGCGCGCTCACCAGCCTGCTCCTGCGCTTCGAGCCCAACCTGGACGTGGAGCAGGCCGAGGGGAACTTCAGCTGGAACCACCTGGAGCCCTACGTCCACTTCCTGCTGTCCGTCTTCTTCGTCATCTTCTCCTTCCCCATCACCAGCAAGGACTACATGCCCTGCTCGGAGCTGGCCGTCGTGTCGGTCTTCTTCACGGTCACCAGCTACATGAGCCTGAGCACCTCGGCCGAGCCCTTCACCAGGAGAGCCCTGCTGACCGAGGTGGCGGCCGgcctgctctccctgctgcccaccGTGCCCGTCGACTGGCGCTACCTGAAGCTCCTGGGCCAGACCTTCTTCACGGTGCCCGTGGGCCACTTGGTCGTGCTGAACGTGAGCGTGCCCTGCCTCTTGTACGTCTACCTGCTCTATCTGTTCCTCCGCATGGCCCAGCTGAGGAACTTCAAAGGCACCTACTGCTACCTGGTCCCTTACCTGGTCTGCTTCATGTGGTGCGAGCTGTCGGTGGTCCTCCTGCTCGAGTCCACCGGCCTGGGGCTGGTGCGGGCCTCCGTGGGctacttcctcttcctcttcgcTCTCCCCATCCTGGTGTTCGGCCTGGCGCTGATGGGCGTGGTGCAGCTGGCCCGCTGGTTCGTGTCCCTGGAGCTCACCAAGATCGCCGTCACCCTGGTGCTCTGCAGCGGCCCCCTGCTGGTCCGCTGGTGGACCAAGGCCAACTTCTCGGTGGTGGGGATGGTCAAGTCCCTGACGCGGAGCTCCGTCGTCAAGCTCATCCTGGTGTGGCTCACGGCCATCGTGCTCTTCTGCTGGTTCTACCTGTACCGCTCGGAGGGCATGAAGGTCTACAACTCCACGCTGACCTGGCCGCAGTACGGCTTCCTGTGCGGGCCGCGGGCCTGGAAGGAGACCAACATGGCCCGCACCCAGATCCTCTGCAGCCACCTGGAGGGCCACCGGGTCACGTGGACCGGCCGCTTCAAGTACGTGCGCGTGACCGAGATCGACAACAGCGCCGAGTCGGCCGTCCACGTGCTGCCGCTCTTCCTGGGCGACTGGCTGCGCTGCCTCTACGGGGAGGCCTACCCGTCCTGTAGCCCCGGCAACGTCTCCACGGCCGAGGAGGAGCTCTGCCGCCTCAAGCTCCTGGCCAAGCACCCGTGCCACATGAAGAGGTTCGACCGCTACAAGTTCGAGATCACGGTGGGCATGCCCTACAGCAGCGCCAACGGCACGCGCGGGCCCGAGGAGGACGACGTCACCAAGGACATCGTGCTGCGGGCCAGCAGCGAGTTCAAGGACGTGCTCCTTCACCTGCGCCAGGGCAGCGTCATCGAGTTCAGCACCGTCCTGGAGGGCCGCCTGGGCAGCAAGTGGCCCGTCTTCGAGCTCAAGGCCATCAGCTGCCTCAACTGCATGGCGCAGCTGGCGCCCGCCCGGCGGCACGTGAAGGTCGAGCGGGACTGGCGAAGCGCCGCGCATGGGGCCGTCAAGTTCGCCTTCGACTtcttcttcttccccttcctGTCGGCGGCCTGA